The DNA region ttaTTAGCTGTATTATTCGCTGCATTCAACATCTCTCCAGAAGTTCACTCTCTGATCTGACATCATAGTCTGGGTGCTAAAGTTATTCCGTGGGCATTTTTGGAAGAAAGCAAGCCAGTGGCCTAACATGGTTCACTAGACCACAAGGAATCTAAAAATCGTTGTTGACAATTTTGTTAAGCGATTAGACGGTAATTATGGGGTATTGAAAAAGGACCTACCTGATccagcatggaaacgaggctgagAGGCTACAAGGGGCCATTATTTTTCTCCAATTCAGTGAAACCCACCCAAATTCACCAGATACAACAAGTAAGCAACCCTGAAGCCAAAAAActagtttattttattaacaaGGGTCACGTGATCGATCTAGCATAAAAGCGAGGCTAGTAAGTTTAGCATGAAAGTAACATTAGCCCATACCGCGGACTCGTGTCCTAACTCCTGAAATTTAATTGTGAAACAGTCCAGATGCCAGGAAATCGACTGTGTGTATTAATGAAAGTCACGTGATTGACTaagcatgaaaacgaggctcATAACTCGCGATTAATGACATGAAAACACTTATTCTTGATGCTGGCCAAAATCGCCTTAATTTACAAAGCTGTGACCTTTAAAGCCAACCAAGAGGGCTGTTTACCCTAAATTTCTGCTGTAACATCATGAACTAACGATGACAACGAGGCTTATTAATTACATTAAGCCTTACTctgtaataataatagcaatcgCTGGTCCTTGGTGAGATTAAAATATACAAACTATACTATCACCGTGTTAACTTactagaaaaaattaaatgctttCAACTGGGCACAAAGTTGTGTTAAGTTGTCAGTCACCTTATATCTTTCATATTTCTTACTGATATATCGAAGGTAACGTTAACCTACAAAGTAAGATAGCTTCATTTACAGGAACACATAAAAATGTATCAGCATTAATTCAAGGTCCAtctgttaattttctttattcttcatGTCATCCTATTCGTCATCACATTCTTCATCGTCATCTACCACATCACTGAAAACATTCTGGCAGGGTTCATCCTCTTCATCACAGCAAGAGCAAAGGTCTGTGCATGGCAATCCATTTCTGCGGCACTGGCATCGGTTGCTTGCGCACTGCTTGGTGCATCCGCATTTGACTAGCTGAATTATGGCCTCTGGTGCTGGCAGCAGCCTTGTCATTACTGGAAACCATCTGATGTCACTTTTCTCCCACCCATAGTTTTCAGGAGACGGAATTTCAGGGTTTGCCACAACATCGTTGTCCCAAACAATAGCTTGATATTGGGCTCGTAGAACAGCTTAAAGAAGAGCACCTCGGGTTGGTGGCAGTCTTTCTGACTGTGCTTGCTTCTTACGAAATAACAACCATCGAAGTTCTTTCACGGTGGTAAGCGATGTATTTGGAACATAGAGTTCGCAAACAAACTTCTCAATGGCCTTTATGGTTTCTTCAGATGGTGTTAATGTTGTTCCCAGCTTGGTCATCTCTCTGACAACATCTTCATCAACATTCAGAAATGCTTTCCAACACAAAGGTTTTCCATGGCCTGAAAAGCATCCGGTGTTATCTGCTCCACTGAGTGCATGGAACGCGGGAAGAGCAGCTGTCCTGGCTTCCCCGAGAGCCTGAACTATTGGTTCTAGCCTAATTTCTCTGCGGTTGCGCCCCTTTCCTGTAACGAATGAAACATTGCTACACAGCCTTGGAAACCGTCTTAAAGCAAGAACAAAGACATCAGTGTCAGGGGAGTGGACATGGATCTCCATTGCACCATCTTATGTGGCATCAACGGCATGAAGGATGATCTTTGTTTCCGCTTCTTCTTGGTTGCCCTGAAGATGTCCAACATCTTTGAAGGTCGCCTTACATTCACTGCCCCATGCAACAATTTTTCATGTGAACTTGGATTGTGTACAAGCTGTTCACTTTTCTCCTTTTGGCATATTAAACAAAggctttcagttttttgcttcttgaactGGATAGCGCTGATGGTGTCTTCATGTTTCCCCTTCCTTGGCTTTGCCAGTGGGTAGACCGATTATATCGGGCTGCGAAGGACCAACTGAAAGGATATCATCCTTTGTGGATCATTTATTACAGCCTATtgctcaaaagcaaaaatcCTATCTCAAAGATACGACTGATTTCATCAACTTTATAGAGAAAACGCAAGTGTCAAATGATACTATTTTAGTATCAATGGATGTAACAAGCTTGTACACAAACATCCCACAAGAAGAGGGTATCACAATAGTATGCCAAGCATACGAAAAATACCACAATAACAGTCCTCCCATTCCGTCCCACTACTTAAAACAAATGCTCGGGCttatactgaaagaaaattcgttcCAGTTCAACGGAGTAAACTATCTCCAATGTTTTGGAACTGCCATGGGAACACGAATGGCGGTTGCTTTCGCCATCTCTTTAtggcagaaattgaaacaaaatgcTTCACCAAAGCAGTATCAAGCCGAGAGTATGGAAGCGTTACACTGACGACGTTTTCTCCCTGTGGGATGTTcgtaaacaagacattgatcTATTCATAGAACAAGCTAACACGTTCCATCCAACTATAAAGTTCACGGCTGAAATCTCAGAGACTGAAATCACATTCTTAGACACGGTTGTCTACAAAGGTGAAAGATTCCAAAACGAAGCTATCCTCGACGTCAAAACTCACTACAAACCGACCAagacctttcaatatacacactattcatcttgccacccgccaggtgttaagaaaggctttattaaaggagaagctatcagacttctaagaaaaaactcctcggaaagaaatttccaggaggccatgtgtaatttcaaaacacgacttgaagcacgtggttacccaaaaagcctaattgaaaaaacgttatctgaggtctcgtttgccgcaaggcagtcgacacttaaaaaacaaaccaaaaaaactaaaggcaaaatattgccttttgtgacagcataccacccaggggttaaaaatttaaaacaaatactgatgcaagaatggaacttcatccaaaatcagccactgctgaaaacaatttacaaaacgcctccgattatatcatacaaaagaggtaaatcgctcaaagacatactcgtcagagcgaagctttaattaaaggcttttgcgtcgcaaacgtaaaaccacacagggaagtctgtgtaggcctgtctatgaccttttcaatcGATCGAAATCCAGtggctctgattggctattattGGATGGCTTTGATAGGCCTATTCTTGTTAATTCACAATTTCGATCTTCCATCTTGTTATGTTCAGAGCTTTTTAGTTTTCCCTGCTTTGTAATTGGAAGTGTACGTTCCTTTTATAAAAGGAGAACATGGATTAAAGGGTGAACAAAGAACAAAACGTAAgacttttatcttttgtttcatattttttgtaaCACTTTGTCACGCAAAGCAGACATACACAGGCTTGTGATCACTGTAGTAAGATTCCAGAACGCCTACAGACTGAACATCATTTGGTATATTGGTATATATATGATCGATTTGTGTACGATAATCTTTCGTGTACTGGTTAAGAAGTTGAGTATACCCTCTTTGGTTTATTAAACAATTAATTAATGTTTTGCATTGTGAAGAGCATTGATCCATCAAATCAACATTGAAGTCACCCAGTATAACAGTAGGTATGTTGCAGTCACAAATGACAGTATCAAGGACGTGATTTATAGCGGTTATAAAGCTTTGAAGATTAACTTTGGCTTTTGAACTATATATGCCTATAATATGTAAATTTGGAAAAGGTTGATGTATGATGCAAACAGTGATCTCCACATCATTGAAGTTACATCTGTATGGTTCAGATTTACATTTTATActgtttttaatataaacagCAGTTCCATAAGCAATTCTCGCATTGCTTTGTGGACAAAAgtcatttctaaaaagtttgaagttGTCTATTTCATAGATGGCATTGTTGTCAGAGTGGCATAATCGTGTCTCGACAAAGATATTTATATCAGCGGCTTGTACATTGTAATCACATTTAATGTCATCAAAATGAAGGCGAAGAGATCTTACATTGTGAAACAACACTTTAATCCTCGAAGGTTGGTCATTGTTGTATAAGCATGGTACACAGGATACTAAAGGTTTTTCCCTCAATCTGGCCATCTCTTCTTTTGCTCATTCCTCTTTGACCCTTTGTTATGTAAGACAGAATGTATACAGCGCAAGCATAGGGGTCTAAAACAAACTGCAAATCCATGTTTGCTCTCCAAGCCTTTAAAAGGTTAGTGTTGTAATTGTTTATTCTGATTTCTGATGGAGATCTTTTAAGTAGCAATGTAGGACGCTTCAAGGAGTACCTAATGGTCTCTATATATTGACTTTCTGTTAATTCCACTTTTTCCAGAAATGCCTCAAATGTTATATCTTCACCATATTTCATCTCATCAAGAAGACTTTTTATCTTATCCCACTGTTTCTTTATTCTATTTAGTTCATCTTCATCAAAGTGGCTTTCCTTTAGAGGCTCAAGAATCATTGACTTTGGCATAGGGGgaagaggaaaattaaatcTGCATATAATTTTATGCCCACCTTTCTTACAGGTCTTTGCATGTCTATGTGTTTGTAGATTTACAAGttctttcatttcatctgaCTGATCATTTTTGCATGTTATATACTTATCTACAAACTGTACAATTGTATCATTACTAGATTTCTCATACTGTGGTGCATCTTTCACCCAAAATAAGGCATGGATATGTGGTGATCCTCTTTGTTGAAATTCCACTCTATAGAAAAAGTCTACTATTTCTCCAATAGGCATTAGATTACTTTTCAAGACATCTTTAATAAACAATTGAACCATGTGTTCAAAGTTTCTAGCACATGTAACAGGGTCTTTCTGAATAAGGTCTGACTTTTGTTGCCATGTCATATTCTTAATTTCATCATCAGTATAATCTTTCTTTTCTACAAGCCTACCCAATGTTTTTAACAGATGTACCCATCTTGTTTCTGCAGTTGAGAATGAACAAAACCATGTAGGGTTACCCAACTGACGAATCATAGCAAACAAGTCtttcttgcatttttcaaaGTATGGTGGTGATCCTCTCAGATTCCTCAACACTCTAAATCCTTTATCAAGTTGAATTAGCTTATTTACATAATCATCTGATTTTAGGTCACCAGCAGTATATTTCTTGCCTTTAGTTTTGCACTTTCTTAAAGAGATACTTGCA from Pocillopora verrucosa isolate sample1 chromosome 1, ASM3666991v2, whole genome shotgun sequence includes:
- the LOC136279094 gene encoding LOW QUALITY PROTEIN: uncharacterized protein (The sequence of the model RefSeq protein was modified relative to this genomic sequence to represent the inferred CDS: inserted 2 bases in 2 codons) translates to MDVTSLYTNIPQEEGITIVCQAYEKYHNNSPPIPSHYLKQMLGLILKENSFQFNGVNYLQCFGTAMGTRMAVAFAXLFMAEIETXMLHQSSIKPRVWKRYTDDVFSLWDVRKQDIDLFIEQANTFHPTIKFTAEISETEITFLDTVVYKGERFQNEAILDVKTHYKPTKTFQYTHYSSCHPPGVKKGFIKGEAIRLLRKNSSERNFQEAMCNFKTRLEARGYPKSLIEKTLSEVSFAARQSTLKKQTKKTKGKILPFVTAYHPGVKNLKQILMQEWNFIQNQPLLKTIYKTPPIISYKRGKSLKDILVRAKL